From a region of the Oncorhynchus keta strain PuntledgeMale-10-30-2019 unplaced genomic scaffold, Oket_V2 Un_contig_2152_pilon_pilon, whole genome shotgun sequence genome:
- the LOC127921141 gene encoding uncharacterized protein LOC127921141 isoform X1, protein MCFCMVPAGQIDVFLYGPSRPDVSVAGQMCQYRPSRSDVSVWSQQVRCVSIVPAGQMCQYRPSRSDVSVSSQQVRCVSIVPAGQIDVSVSSQQVRCVSIVPAGQMCQYRPSRSDVSVSSQQARCVSIVPAGQMCQYRPSRPDVSVSSQQVRCVSIVPAGQMCQYGPSRSDVLVWSQQVRCVSMVPAGQMCQYGPSRSDVSVSSQQVRCVSMVPAGQMCQYGPSRSDVSVSSQQVRCVSSRSDVSVSSQQVRCVSIVPAGQMCQYRPSRSDVSVSSQQVRCVSSRSDVSVSSQQVRCVSIVPAGQMCQYRPSRPDVSVSSQQARCVSIVPAGQMC, encoded by the exons ATGTGTTTCTGTATGGTCCCAGCAGGCCAGATAGATGTGTTTCTGTATGGTCCCAGCAGGCCAGATGTGTCAGTAGCAGGTCAGATGTGTCAGTATCGTCCCAGCAGGTCAGATGTGTCAGTATGGTCCCAGCAGGTCAGATGTGTCAGTATCGTCCCAGCAGGTCAGATGTGTCAGTATCGTCCCAGCAGGTCAGATGTGTCAGTATCGTCCCAGCAGGTCAGATGTGTCAGTATCGTCCCAGCAG GCCAGATAGATGTGTCAGTATCGTCCCAGCAGGTCAGATGTGTTAGTATCGTCCCAGCAGGCCAGATGTGTCAGTATCGTCCCAGCAGGTCAGATGTGTCAGTATCGTCCCAGCAGGCCAGATGTGTCAGTATCGTCCCAGCAGGCCAGATGTGTCAGTATCGTCCCAGCAGGCCAGATGTGTCAGTATCGTCCCAGCAGGTCAGATGTGTCAGTATCGTCCCAGCAGGTCAGATGTGTCAGTATGGTCCCAGCAG GTCAGATGTGTTAGTATGGTCCCAGCAGGTCAGATGTGTTAGTATGGTCCCAGCAGGTCAGATGTGTCAGTATGGTCCCAGCAGGTCAGATGTGTCAGTATCGTCCCAGCAG GTCAGATGTGTCAGTATGGTCCCAGCAGGTCAGATGTGTCAGTATGGTCCCAGCAGGTCAGATGTGTCAGTATCGTCCCAGCAGGTCAGATGTGTCAGTAGCAGGTCAGATGTGTCAGTATCGTCCCAGCAGGTCAGATGTGTCAGTATCGTCCCAGCAG GTCAGATGTGTCAGTATCGTCCCAGCAGGTCAGATGTGTCAGTATCGTCCCAGCAGGTCAGATGTGTCAGTAGCAGGTCAGATGTGTCAGTATCGTCCCAGCAGGTCAGATGTGTCAGTATCGTCCCAGCAGGTCAGATGTGTCAGTATCGTCCCAGCAG GCCAGATGTGTCAGTATCGTCCCAGCAGGCCAGATGTGTCAGTATCGTCCCAGCAGGCCAGATGTGTTAG
- the LOC127921141 gene encoding uncharacterized protein LOC127921141 isoform X2, whose product MVPAGQMCQYRPSRSDVSVWSQQARCVSIVPAGQMCQYGPSRSDVSVSSQQVRCVSIVPAGQMCQYRPSRSDVSVWYQQVRCVSIVPAGQMCQYRPSRSDVSVWYQQVRCVSIVPAGQMCQYRPSRSDVLVWSQQVRCVSMVPAGQMCQYRPSRSDVSVSSQQVRCVSIVPAGQMCQYRPSRPDRCVSIVPAGQMC is encoded by the exons ATGGTCCCAGCAGGCCAGATGTGTCAGTATCGTCCCAGCAGGTCAGATGTGTCAGTATGGTCCCAGCAGGCCAGATGTGTCAGTATCGTCCCAGCAGGCCAGATGTGCCAGTATGGTCCCAGCAGGTCAGATGTGTCAGTATCGTCCCAGCAGGTCAGATGTGTCAGTATCGTCCCAGCAGGTCAGATGTGTCAGTATCGTCCCAGCAG GTCAGATGTGTCAGTATGGTACCAGCAGGTCAGATGTGTCAGTATCGTCCCAGCAGGTCAGATGTGTCAGTATCGTCCCAGCAGGTCAGATGTGTCAGTATGGTACCAGCAGGTCAGATGTGTCAGTATCGTCCCAGCAGGTCAGATGTGTCAGTATCGTCCCAGCAGGTCAGATGTGTTAGTATGGTCCCAGCAGGTCAGATGTGTTAGTATGGTCCCAGCAG GTCAGATGTGTCAGTATCGTCCCAGCAGGTCAGATGTGTCAGTATCGTCCCAGCAGGTCAGATGTGTCAGTATCGTCCCAGCAGGTCAGATGTGTCAGTATCGTCCCAGCAG GCCAGATAGATGTGTCAGTATCGTCCCAGCAGGTCAGATGTGTTAG